Proteins encoded together in one Ipomoea triloba cultivar NCNSP0323 chromosome 4, ASM357664v1 window:
- the LOC116016802 gene encoding 26S proteasome regulatory subunit 4 homolog A-like, whose translation MGQGTPGGLNRQLPGDRKNDDKKEKKFEPAAPPARVGRKQRKQKGSEAAARLPAVTPLTKCKLRLLKLERIKDYLLMEEEFVANQERLKPQEEKTEEDRSKVDDLRGSPMSVGNLEELIDENHAIVSSSVGPEYYVSILSFVDKDQLEPGCAILMHNKVLSVVGLLQDDVDPMVSVMKVEKAPLESYADIGGLDAQIQEIKEAVELPLTHPELYEDIGIKPPKGVILYGEPGTGKTLLAKAVANSTSATFLRVVGSELIQKYLGDGPKLVRELFRVADELSPSIVFIDEIDAVGTKRYDAHSGGEREIQRTMLELLNQLDGFDSRGDVKVILATNKIESLDPALLRPGRIDRKIEFPLPDIKTRRRIFQIHTARMTLADDVNLEEFVMTKDEFSGADIKAICTEAGLLALRERRMKVTHADFKKAKDKVMFKKKEGVPEGLYM comes from the exons ATGGGTCAAGGAACTCCCGGCGGTCTGAATCGGCAGCTTCCCGGCGATCGTAAAAATGACgacaagaaggagaagaagttcGAGCCGGCGGCGCCGCCGGCCCGCGTCGGCCGGAAACAGCGGAAGCAGAAGGGTTCGGAAGCGGCTGCTCGGCTTCCGGCTGTTACTCCGCTGACCAAGTGCAAACTCCGGCTCCTGAAGCTCGAGAGAATTAAAGACTATTTGTTAATGGAAGAAGAGTTCGTGGCTAATCAGGAACGGCTGAAACCCCAGGAAGAAAAGACCGAAGAGGATCGATCCAAAGTCGATGATCTTCGGGGCTCACCTATGAGCGTCGGGAATCTGGAGGAGCTGATTGATGAGAATCATGCCATCGTTTCTTCTTCAGTGGGGCCGGAGTACTATGTCTCTATTTTATCGTTCGTTGATAAAGATCAGCTCGAGCCTGGATGTGCAATTTTAATGCACAATAAG GTTCTCTCTGTTGTTGGGCTTCTTCAAGATGATGTAGATCCCATGGTTTCTGTAATGAAGGTTGAGAAGGCTCCTTTGGAATCATATGCTGATATTGGTGGACTAGATGCACAAATTCAGGAGATCAAGGAAGCAGTCGAGCTTCCATTAACTCATCCTGAGCTGTATGAAGACATCGGTATTAAACCTCCTAAAGGAGTCATTCTGTATGGAGAGCCTGGCACTGGTAAAACATTGCTTGCAAAG GCAGTTGCTAACTCAACTTCAGCTACATTCTTGCGTGTTGTTGGAAGTGAACTGATACAGAAGTACTTGGGAGATGGTCCCAAATTGGTGAGAGAGCTATTTAGGGTTGCTGATGAACTCTCACCTTCTATTGTCtttattgatgaaattgatgcgGTTGGTACCAAAAG GTATGATGCACACTCAGGTGGTGAGCGTGAAATTCAGCGTACCATGCTTGAACTGCTTAACCAGCTAGATGGTTTTGACTCACGGGGAGATGTGAAGGTAATCCTAGCCACTAATAAGATTGAGAGCCTTGATCCTGCCCTGCTTCGACCTGGAAGAATTGACAGGAAGATTGAATTTCCTCTTCCTGATATCAAAACAAGGCGGAGGATTTTCCAG ATACACACAGCAAGGATGACTTTGGCTGATGATGTCAACTTAGAAGAGTTTGTCATGACCAAAGACGAGTTTTCTGGAGCCGATATCAAGGCCATTTGTACTGAAGCTGGATTGCTCGCGTTAAGAGAGCGACGTATGAAG GTAACTCATGCTGATTTCAAAAAAGCCAAGGACAAGGTGATGTTCAAGAAGAAAGAGGGAGTCCCTGAAGGGCTTTACATGTAG
- the LOC116016149 gene encoding glycine-rich cell wall structural protein 1-like translates to MAKLFITFFLLAVAVQAAREVPGGNENANGLKDQKNYYSYGGLGGTSGMGNGGLPYGGVMGGMGTGGTIGATPFNGGVGGGMGIGNMGAGGNNLPAFGGGNNMPGGFGGVGNMPGFGGGAGGGGGGAGAGGAGNLPLP, encoded by the coding sequence atGGCGAAGCTATTTATCACTTTCTTCCTTCTCGCAGTTGCAGTTCAGGCCGCCCGAGAAGTCCCCGGCGGCAACGAAAACGCAAACGGGCTGAAAGACCAGAAAAATTACTACTCCTACGGCGGGCTGGGCGGCACGAGTGGGATGGGCAACGGCGGCCTCCCCTACGGCGGCGTCATGGGCGGCATGGGAACCGGCGGTACCATCGGCGCCACTCCGTTCAACGGCGGCGTCGGCGGCGGCATGGGGATTGGCAACATGGGCGCCGGAGGAAATAATTTGCCGGCTTTCGGTGGCGGAAATAACATGCCAGGGGGTTTCGGCGGCGTGGGAAATATGCCGGGTTTCGGTGGCGGCGCTGGCGGAGGTGGAGgtggcgccggcgccggcggtgCCGGTAACCTTCCGCTTCCCTGA
- the LOC116016150 gene encoding glycine-rich protein 23-like encodes MAKLFITFFLLAVAVQAAREVPGGNENANGLKDQKNYYSYGGLGGMSGMGNGGLPYGGVMGGMGTGGNIGVTPFNGGVGGGMGIGNMGAGGGNNLPAFGGGNNMPGGFGGVGNMPGFGGGAGGGGAGAGGVGNLPLP; translated from the coding sequence ATGGCAAAACTATTCATCACTTTCTTCCTTCTCGCGGTTGCAGTTCAGGCCGCCAGAGAAGTCCCCGGCGGCAACGAAAACGCAAACGGGCTGAAAGACCAGAAGAATTACTACTCCTACGGCGGCCTCGGCGGCATGAGCGGGATGGGCAACGGCGGCCTCCCCTACGGCGGCGTCATGGGCGGCATGGGAACCGGCGGTAACATCGGCGTCACTCCGTTCAACGGCGGCGTCGGCGGCGGCATGGGGATTGGCAACATGGGCGCCGGTGGAGGAAATAACTTGCCGGCTTTCGGCGGCGGAAATAACATGCCAGGGGGTTTCGGCGGCGTAGGAAATATGCCGGGTTTCGGTGGCGGCGCTGGTGGAGgtggcgccggcgccggcggtgTCGGTAACCTTCCGCTTCCCTGA
- the LOC116016151 gene encoding B3 domain-containing transcription factor ABI3, with protein MVEKAKQTAEDVWDKNTVLLAGRVKKMKREYDKDGDIQDLHATGGAGDVEAVTEEIYGGEGGDFDPMEIWLESVDEDQHLDVNDFPPLPDFPCMSSSSSTSSVPAGVVKPSSSSSASSSSSSAASWAVLKSDGEEDPTAKKFHLHPPQPAMTPSASMDASGGGVPPPPEDSFTDDDCINVMENLGYMDFINGDDIWDPITIFQTENFPPPPPAFEGLQQQQEDEESKAAETETADLSFLQGNGELAAIFFDWLKQNKDYISAEDMRNIKLKRSTIESASKRLGSSKEGKKQLLKLILEWVQQYQLQKKNSREEAAAAAAAATAADHQSSGAGHFQAETFLQDTTPSCFFQSPWTPPPPQYIPDANNAAMMAPPPPFPVFQPHAMGYSNIGAGDPYNCGGASFSPMNVNGAHFPHPTEYHQPAAVDTAQSWQSSEFMAAAAAPFNPFPDNDRIAAESAQPQALYGSEYPYQLYDGNGERLVRLGSSATKEARKKRMARQRRLSSHHFRHQNHHNNHHHQAQNYDPHHAMRMGVDTVLPHQVSNLGNWVYWSPAASEAQPPMVVLPPAEAAAQPHPVERPPPAQQQNHQKQSSSDRRQGSKPEKNLKFLLQKVLKQSDVGSLGRIVLPKKEAETQLPELESRDGISIAMEDIGTSRVWNMKYRFWPNNKSRMYLLENTGDFVRANGLQEGDFIVIYADMKCGKYLIRGVKVRQHGARSEGKKPARKNPRTSSPAISSLIKQAVN; from the exons ATGGTGGAGAAGGCGAAGCAAACAGCAGAAGATGTGTGGGATAAG AACACTGTGTTATTGGCTGGAAGAGTCAAGAAAATGAAGAGGGAATATGATAAGGATGGCGACATTCAAGATCTCCATGCAACCGGCGGCGCCGGAGACGTGGAGGCGGTGACGGAGGAAATTTACGGCGGCGAAGGCGGCGATTTTGATCCGATGGAGATCTGGCTGGAGAGCGTAGACGAAGATCAGCATCTCGATGTAAATGACTTCCCTCCTCTCCCTGATTTCCCATGCATGTCGTCATCTTCCTCCACATCCTCAGTCCCCGCCGGCGTAGTAAAGCCGTCGTCATCTTCCTCCGcctcatcctcctcctcctccgccgctTCATGGGCGGTGTTGAAATCCGACGGCGAAGAAGACCCCACCGCCAAAAAATTCCACCTTCATCCTCCTCAACCAGCCATGACGCCGAGCGCCTCCATGGACGCCTCCGGCGGCGGCGTTCCGCCGCCGCCGGAGGACAGCTTCACCGACGACGATTGCATCAATGTCATGGAGAATTTAGGGTACATGGATTTCATAAACGGGGACGATATTTGGGACCCCATCACTATTTTTCAGACGGAGAATTTTCCGCCACCGCCGCCGGCGTTCGAGGGACTGCAGCAGCAGCAAGAAGACGAGGAATCAAAGGCGGCGGAAACGGAAACGGCGGACCTGTCGTTTCTTCAAGGGAACGGCGAGCTGGCGGCGATTTTCTTTGATTGGCTTAAGCAGAATAAAGATTACATTTCAGCCGAAGATATGAGGAACATTAAGCTCAAACGTTCGACGATCGAGAGCGCTTCTAAGCGGCTTGGGAGCTCAAAGGAAGGAAAGAAGCAGCTCTTGAAGCTCATACTTGAGTGGGTTCAACAATATCAGCTTCAGAAAAAGAACAGCCGAGAAGAAGCGGCGGCGGCTGCAgccgccgccaccgccgccgaTCATCAATCAAGCGGCGCCGGTCACTTTCAAGCGGAAACATTTCTCCAAGACACTACACCGTCTTGTTTCtttcaatctccatggactcCCCCGCCGCCACAATACATCCCAGACGCAAATAACGCCGCCATGatggcgccgccgccgccgtttcCCGTTTTCCAGCCGCATGCTATGGGGTACAGTAATATCGGAGCCGGTGATCCTTATAACTGTGGCGGCGCTTCTTTCAGTCCTATGAACGTGAACGGTGCCCATTTTCCGCATCCAACGGAATACCACCAGCCCGCCGCCGTGGACACCGCACAATCGTGGCAGTCGTCTGAATTCatggccgccgccgccgctccGTTCAATCCGTTTCCGGATAACGATAGAATAGCGGCGGAATCTGCTCAGCCCCAGGCTTTGTACGGAAGCGAATATCCTTACCAACTTTACGACGGGAATGGCGAGAGATTGGTGAGATTAGGGTCCTCGGCGACTAAAGAAGCTAGGAAGAAGAGGATGGCGCGGCAGAGAAGACTCTCTAGCCACCATTTTCGCCACCAGAACCACCATAACAATCACCACCATCAAGCCCAGAATTACGATCCTCACCATGCAATGAGAATGGGCGTAGATACTGTACTGCCCCATCAGGTTAGCAATCTAGGGAATTGGGTGTACTGGTCTCCGGCAGCTTCTGAAGCTCAGCCACCGATGGTGGTTCTTCCACCAGCTGAGGCCGCTGCTCAACCACATCCGGTGGAGAGACCACCTCCGGCGCAACAACAGAACCACCAGAAGCAAAGTTCATCGGACCGACGACAG GGTTCTAAACCAGAgaagaatttgaaatttttgttgcaaaaagTGTTGAAGCAGAGCGATGTTGGCAGTCTTGGAAGAATTGTGCTGCCAAAG AAAGAGGCAGAAACTCAACTTCCTGAACTTGAATCGAGAGATGGAATTTCCATTGCCATGGAAGACATTGGCACTTCTCGCGTGTGGAACATGAAGTATAG GTTTTGGCCAAACAATAAAAGCAGGATGTACCTTCTCGAAAACACAG GTGATTTTGTGCGGGCGAATGGACTTCAGGAAGGGGATTTCATTGTGATATATGCTGACATGAAATGTGGAAAATAT TTGATTCGGGGAGTAAAAGTGCGGCAGCACGGAGCAAGATCAGAAGGCAAGAAACCGGCAAGGAAGAACCCTCGCACATCGTCACCGGCCATCTCCTCACTCATCAAACAAGCAGTGAACTAA